One window of the Phycodurus eques isolate BA_2022a chromosome 7, UOR_Pequ_1.1, whole genome shotgun sequence genome contains the following:
- the ptgir gene encoding prostacyclin receptor yields MNASMHCDGLCPNVTCNESLTVKGDGKPAISSLMFFAGVVGNLLALFILGVHRKEHRSTSSVFSILVTGLALTDLLGTCLLSPPVFICYARNMSLISLGNERLCQLFGFAMSFFGLAPTLILCAMAVERCLAISHPYFYSMHIRGSFAKVTLIAIYLFSLAFCLLPLGGMGKFRQYCPGTWCFIDMDATGDANAERVLAFSLTYSSLMALTILAVFACNGSVIASLCQMHRSQMMRRGSAGSVGRRRKLSMALFGRGEEELEHLVLLALITVIFAICSLPLTIASYINAIHPFCGDNENLTAFRFYALNPIVDPWVFIICRKPVFRHLRSLLSCRFGRGAAVKTPAHCASVPLAQEVHVIPCKSPDVTQSGFYLGLPTSPST; encoded by the exons ATGAACGCAAGCATGCATTGCGATGGGCTGTGTCCCAACGTCACGTGCAACGAGAGCCTCACGGTCAAGGGCGACGGCAAACCGGCGATAAGCAGTCTCATGTTCTTCGCTGGCGTGGTGGGGAATCTCCTGGCGCTCTTCATCCTGGGCGTGCACCGCAAAGAGCACCGCTCCACCTCGTCCGTCTTCTCCATCCTGGTGACGGGCCTCGCCCTCACAGACTTGCTGGGCACATGTCTCCTCAGCCCGCCCGTGTTCATCTGTTATGCCCGCAACATGTCCCTCATCAGCCTGGGCAACGAGAGACTGTGCCAGCTCTTTGGCTTCGCCATGAGCTTCTTCGGCCTGGCGCCCACCCTCATCCTCTGCGCCATGGCCGTGGAGCGCTGCCTGGCCATCAGCCACCCGTACTTTTACTCCATGCACATTCGTGGAAGCTTCGCTAAGGTGACGCTCATCGCCATTTACCTCTTTTCCCTGGCTTTCTGCCTACTGCCGTTGGGTGGCATGGGCAAGTTCAGGCAGTACTGCCCGGGGACGTGGTGCTTCATCGACATGGACGCCACGGGGGATGCCAACGCCGAGCGGGTTCTGGCCTTCTCGCTGACGTACTCCTCGCTCATGGCGCTAACCATCCTGGCCGTGTTCGCCTGCAACGGCTCGGTGATCGCCAGCCTCTGCCAGATGCACCGCAGCCAGATGATGCGACGAGGCTCAGCCGGCTCCGTGGGCAGGAGGAGGAAGCTGAGCATGGCCTTGTTCGGACGCGGCGAGGAGGAGCTGGAACACCTGGTGCTACTGGCGCTCATCACTGTCATCTTCGCCATCTGCTCGCTGCCACTCACA ATCGCCAGCTACATCAATGCCATTCACCCGTTTTGCGGCGACAACGAGAACCTGACTGCCTTCCGCTTCTACGCCTTGAACCCCATCGTGGACCCGTGGGTGTTCATCATCTGCCGCAAGCCGGTCTTCCGACACCTGCGCTCGCTGCTGAGCTGCCGCTTTGGTCGGGGCGCCGCTGTCAAGACCCCGGCTCACTGCGCCTCCGTGCCCTTGGCCCAGGAGGTACACGTGATCCCATGTAAATCTCCAGATGTGACGCAGAGCGGCTTCTACTTGGGTTTACCCACGTCACCCAGTACATGA
- the si:dkey-202g17.3 gene encoding amino acid transporter heavy chain SLC3A2: MPLNVGDTGYGSVDRPGLSARGAAGSSETAALLQLAGEEEQERRPMSKEALEESAGGPAWRRLRCYLVVLFWLAWMAMLATAVAIIVTSPRPVATPLAWWQESLFFQLQPDLFNATPPGSSGAVDALCDQLPYFKSLGISALILRGLFDPINATESGGRSGALPHVQHLLGESDRVGLKVVLDVCDVQLFGTREDETKEALDATQHALRFWLGQGVVGFLICDTDAAYTEESLILWRSILEEFNKEDEERIVVAKQTRELLPPLRVSGQQLNVTLVDVVLRSVLPDSPRPLSARQVAGAIETHLQMTEDTWLGWMVGGKAPFDLRRLLLVLLMTLPGTPVVQYDQLDHAQGGNGSKSSDFTEKVKLKRSIVALFSSLSHNRAREEALLFGSFTFLPFNDSSNATLSSPSSPPVLAFLRSWGCVHFLVLLNTGSEPRGLDPAWEIRLPEAGVFVASTAMDRLGAVTLHTLVLRPREAVVVKLFEPGNYS, translated from the exons ATGCCCCTAAACGTCGGCGACACTGGCTACGGCAGCGTGGACCGCCCGGGCCTCTCGGCCAGGGGGGCCGCCGGCTCCTCGGAGACGGCCGCTCTGCTCCAATTAGCGGGGGAGGAAGAACAGGAGCGGCGGCCCATGAGcaaggaggcgctggaggagTCGGCGGGCGGGCCCGCCTGGAGGAGGCTACGCTGCTACCTGGTCGTGCTCTTCTGGCTGGCGTGGATGGCCATGTTGGCGACCGCCGTGGCCATCATCGTCACCAGCCCGCGGCCCGTGGCGACGccgctggcttggtggcaggagtCGCtcttttttcagctgcagcCTGACCTCTTCAACGCGACGCCACCTGGGAGCTCAGGGGCCGTCGACG cgcTGTGTGACCAGCTTCCTTACTTCAAGTCTTTGGGCATCAGCGCGCTCATCCTGAGGGGCTTGTTTGACCCGATAAACGCCACCGAGAGCGGGGGGCGCTCAGGAGCGCTGCCGCACGTCCAGCATCTGCTCGGCGAGAGCGACAGAGTGG GCCTCAAAGTGGTACTGGATGTGTGCGATGTGCAGCTCTTTGGGACTCGTGAAGACGAGACGAAAGAAGCTTTGGATGCCACACAG CACGCACTTCGCTTCTGGTTGGGTCAAGGTGTGGTGGGATTTTTGATTTGTGACACAGATGCAGCCTATACAGAAGAG TCTCTGATCCTGTGGAGAAGTATTTTGGAGGAGTTCAataaagaagatgaagaaag GATTGTTGTGGCCAAACAGACGCGAGAGCTCCTTCCCCCGCTGAGAGTCTCTGGCCAGCAACTCAACGTCACCTTGGTGGACGTGGTCCTGAGATCCGTGCTGCCCGACTCGCCTCGCCCGCTGTCGGCCCGCCAGGTGGCCGGCGCCATTGAGACTCACCTGCAGATGACTGAAGACACGTGGCTTGGCTGGATG GTTGGAGGAAAAGCACCTTTTGACTTGAGGAGACTGCTGCTGGTGTTGCTCATGACACTGCCAGGGACCCCCGTGGTCCAATATGACCAACTGGACCACGCACAG GGAGGAAATGGCAGCAAATCATCTGACTTCACA GAAAAGGTCAAGTTGAAGCGTTCCATAGTGGCCCTCTTCAGCTCCCTGAGTCACAACAGAGCGCGTGAAGAAGCTCTCCTCTTCGGAAGCTTCACCTTCCTCCCCTTCAACGACTCCTCCAACGCAACGCTGTCCTCTCCGTCGTCGCCGCCCGTCCTGGCCTTCCTTCGCTCGTGGGGCTGCGTCCACTTCCTGGTGCTGCTCAACACCGGGTCCGAGCCCCGCGGCCTGGATCCCGCCTGGGAGATCAGGCTGCCCGAGGCCGGTGTCTTTGTGGCCAGTACGGCGATGGACCGCCTGGGCGCCGTCACCCTCCATACGCTGGTGCTGCGGCCCCGCGAAGCCGTGGTCGTCAAACTGTTTGAGCCAGGGAACTACTCATAA